The genomic DNA GAAGGCGTCGAACACGTCCGTGTGCACGATGAACCGCTTCGCGGCGATGCACGACTGCCCGTTGTTCTGGACCCGCGCGGTCACCGCGGTCTTCGCGGCCCGGTCGATGTCGGCGGACGGCATCACGACGAACGGGTCGCTGCCGCCGAGCTCCAGGACCGTCTTCTTGACCTGGTCCCCGGCGACCGAGGCCACGGCCCGGCCGGCCGGTTCGCTGCCGGTCAGCGTGGCCGCCCGGACGCGCGGGTCGCGCAGGATGCCCTCGACGGCGCCGGAGCCGATGAGCAGCGTCTGGAAGCAGCCGTCGGGGAAGCCGGCCCGGCGGAACAGGTCCTCCAGGTAGAGGGCGGTCTGCGGGACGTTCGAGGAGTGCTTGAGCAGGCCCACGTTGCCCGCCATCAGCGCGGGCGCGGCGAACCGGACCACCTGCCACAGGGGGAAGTTCCACGGCATCACGGCCAGCACCGGGCCCAGCGGCCGATAGCGGACCAGGGCGCGCGAGGCCCCGGAGTCCTTCACATCGGAATCGGCCGGTTCCTCGTCCGCGAGCAGCTCCTCGGCGTGGTCGGCATACCAGTGCATCGCCTTCGCGCACTTCGCGGCCTCGGCGCGGGCCTGCTTGACCGGCTTGCCCATCTCGGTCGTCATCACCCGGGCGATGTCCCGCTGGTCCTCGTCGAGCAGGTCCGCCGCCCTGTGCAGCAGCCGCGCCCGCTCGGCGAACGTGGTCGTGCGATGGGTCCGGAACGCGCTCTGTGCCGCCGCGAGCCTGCGCTCGATCGCCTCGGCGTCCAGGGCTTCGTACGTCTTGAGCGTCTCGCCGGTCGCCGGGTTCACCGTCGCGATGGGCATGGCCGACCTCCTGATGCGGGCTGTCCTTCGACCCTCCCGCGCGGCGCGGGGCGGCGCAACGCGAAGGGTGCTCTCAGCCCGAGTGCTCCGCCAGCCGGTCGAGAAACCCCGTCTGCCCCTTCACGATCACGGCGCGCGCCCGGTCCAGGCCGAACCACTCCACCCGGTCCAGCTCGGGGAACTCCTGACTTCGGCCCGACTTCGGCGGCCACTCCATCGTGAAGGTGCCGGGCACCACGGTCGCCGGGTCGAGGTCCGCCTCGATCGCCCACGCGGTGACGATCTTGCCGTTCGCCTGCCGGACCTCGCCGAGCGGCACGGCCTGCCCGTCGGGCGGCGCGAGCCCCAGCTCCTCCTGGAACTCCCGGCGCGCGGCGTCCCAGGCCGGCTCGTCGGGCTCGTACTCGCCCTTCGGGACGGACCACGCCCCGGCGTCACGGCGGGCGAAGAACGGGCCGCCCATATGGCCGAGCAACACCTCGATACCGTCGTCGGTGTGCCGGAACAACAGCAGCCCCGCGCTGCGCTTCCCGCTCACCGGGTCACCTCCGGGTGCGCGGCGAGCAAGGTCTCGACCGTGTCGGCCTCGGCCGGGGTCTTGTCCTCGCGGTACCGGACGACGCGGGCGAAGCGGAGGGTGACGCCGGCCGGGTAGCGGGTGGACTTCTGGAGACCGTCGTACGCGATCTCGACGACGAGTTCCGGCCGTACGGTCACCACGGAGCCGTTCTCCTCGACGGCCAGCTCCGTCAGCCGCTCGGTCTGCCAGGTCAGCATCGCGTCGGTCATGCCCTTGAACGTCTTGCCGAGCATCGCGAAGGACCCGTCCGCGGCGCGCGCCCCGAGGTGCAGGTTGGACAGCTTGCCGGTGCGCCGCCCGTGGCCCCACTCGGCCGCGAGCACCACCAGGTCGAGGGTGTGCACGGGCTTGACCTTCAGCCAGGAGGCGCCGCGCCGGCCCGCGCTGTAGGGGGCGTCGAGGGCTTTGACCACGACGCCCTCGTGGCCGCGCGCGAGCGTGTCGGCGAGGAACGTCTCGGCGGCGGCGCCATCGTCGGGACCGGACACGAGCGCGCGCCGCACGCGCAGCGGCTCGGGCACCAGCCGGGCCAGCTCCGCGTGCCGCTCGGTGAACGGCAGGTCGAGCAGATCCCGTCCGTCGACGGACAGCGCGTCGAAGAACACGGGGGAGACGGGCACCGACGCGGCGGCCGCGGCCACGTCCACGCGCGAGCCCACGCGCCCGGCGATCTCCTGGAAGGAGCGCGGCCGCCCGTTCCCGTCCAGCGCGATGACCTCACCGTCCAGAATGAACCGGTCGCCCTTCAACTCCAGGGCGGCGGCGGTGAGTTCGGGCAACCGGTCGGTGATGTCGTCGAGGGTGCGGGTGTAGATCCGTACGTGGTCGCCGTCGCGGTGGAGCTGGACGCGGATGCCGTCGAGCTTCTCCTCGACGGCACACGCGCCCAGCTTGCCGACGGCCTCGGCCACGGATCCCGCCGTGTGCGCCAGCATCGGCAGCACCGGGCGGCCGACGGTGAGCCGGAAGCCGTCCAGGGCCCCCGGGCCCTCCGCGAGCAGCGCCCGCGCCACCGTCTGGAGCGATCCGGCGAGCATCACCGCCCGTCGTACGTCGGCGGGGGGCGCGCCGGTCGCCTCGGCCAGCCCCTCGACCGCGACCGCGTCCAGCGCGCCCTGCCGCACCTCGCCGGTGAGCAGCCCGCGCAGGAAGGCCTGCTCGACGTCGGTGGCCGCCGCCATCAGCTCGCCCATCAGGCGCCCGCGCCCGGCCTGCGAGCCGGTGCCCGTGACGGCGCCGACCGCTGTCAGCCGGGCGTCCACGTCCCGCACGGTGAGCGACGGCTCCGACGCGGGCGTGACCGGCCGGCCGAGGAGCTTCCAGCCGATGCCGAGCCGCCCCTGCGGAAGGCGTCCGGCCAGATACGGGATCACGATCGGCACGTCGTCCGCGTCGGCGTCCCGGAACAGCTCGGCGAGCAGCGCGATCTTCCGGGACCGCGCCGAGGTGGCGGCGACCTCCCGGGACACATGGGCGAGGCGGCTCAGCAGCATGCAGCCATGGTGCAACGGAGGCGGCCGGTCTACACCCGCTCAGCCGCGTTCTCGGCCTCGCCCGAAGCGGCGGGACCCGCGGCGGCGTCGAGGTCCGCGAAGAGCAGGTCTCCGTTGATCACGGCGCCCGCCCGGTAGCCGCCGCTCGCCGCGTTCACCAGCTGCTCCGCGAATCCGATCGCGTTTCCCGCCGCCCACACGCCGGGCACGGTCGTCAGGCCCGTCTCGTCGACCACCGGATACGTGCCGAACGGTGTCTCCCGCAGCTCGGCGCCCAGCCGGTCGAACAGGTCGGTGCGCGGGACGGCGCGGGGCGCGACGAACAGCACCGAGCGGTCCCGCGTCGTGCCGTCCGCGAGCCGCACCCCGGTGAGCCGGTCCTCGTCCACCTCCAGGCCCGCGACCTCGCCGGACACCAGGGTGACCCCGGCCGCGGCGAGCCGGCGCCGGTCGTCGTGCGTGAGCTCGTCCTCGCCGACCGTGTGCAGGAAGAGGGTCACGTCCTTGGACCACTGGCTGACCATCAGCGCCTGGTGCACGCTCATCGGCGTACTGGCCAGCACGCCGAAGGCCTCGTCGCGGACCTCCCAGCCGTGGCAGTACGGGCAGTGCAGCACGTCCCGCCCGAAGCGCTCGGCGACGCCCGGCACCGGCGGCAGCTCGTCGACCAGGCCGGTGGCGAGGACCAGCCGGCGCGCGTGCACCGTACGCCCGCCCGCGAGCGTCACCTCGAACGCGCCGACGCCGCCTCGGACCACGTCCACCACGCGGCCTTGGACCAGCTCGACGCCGTACCGCCCGATCTCCCGCCGCCCCTCGGCGAGGAACTCGGCGGGCGGCATGCCGTCCCGGGTCAGAAAGCCCTGCAGATGCGCGGCGGGCGCGTTGCGCGGCTCGCCGGCGTCGACGACGAGCGTGTGACGCCGGGCCCGGCCGAGGACCAGCGCCGCGGACAGCCCCGCCGCGCCGCCGCCGACGACAACCACTTCGTACCTCTCGGTCATGGTGACCACCTCCACGGAGAAGGTCGCCCGACCATGACGGTATTGACAAATGGCTTTGCCGATTCTGCAATATGGGCATGAGCGAGGAAGAGCAGAGCGAGGAAGAGCAGAGCGAAGAAGTGCAGACGGACGCGGTTCTGGCCGAAGTCGGGCCGCGGCTGCGGCGGATCCGGAAGGAACGGGGTGCCACGCTCGCGGGGCTGTCCGAGGCGACCGGCATCTCCGTGAGCACGCTCTCGCGCCTGGAGTCCGGGCTGCGCAAGCCCAGCCTGGAGCTGCTGCTGCCCATCGCCCGCGCTCACCAGGTGCCCCTCGACGAGCTGGTCGGGGCGCCGCCGGTGAGCGACCCGCGCGTGCGGGCCAAACCGATCGTGCGGCACGGCCGCACCCACTGGCCGCTCACCCGGCAGCCCGGCGGTCTACAGGCGTTCAAGGTGCTCGAACCCCAGCGCAAGCTCGAACCGGATCTGCGGACACACGAGGGCTACGAGTGGCTCTATGTGCTCTCCGGGCGGCTGCGCCTGGTCCTCGGCGAGCACGACGTGGTGCTCGGACCGGGGGAGGCCGCCGAGTTCGACACGCGGGTGCCGCACTGGTTCGGGTCCACGGGTGAGGGCCCGGCGGAGTTTCTGAGTCTGTTCGGGCCGCAGGGGGAGCGGATGCACGTACGGGCCCGTCCCACCCGTTCGTGACGCACGCGACTGTTCCCTGATGGGCAAGCGACCGCTTAGTATGCGATCGACCCCGGTCAGACGAGCAGTCCCGTGGAGGCCCCGCATGCAGGCATGGCAAGTGCACCAGAACGGCGAGCCGAGCGAGGTGATGCGCCTCGAGGATGTGGAGCGGCCGGTGCCCGGCGAGGGCCAGGTGCTCCTCAAGGTGCGGGCGGCGAACATCAACTTCCCGGACGCCCTGCTGTGCCGCGGGCAGTACCAGGTCAGGCCGCCGCTGCCGTTCACGCCCGGGGTGGAGATCTGTGGCGAGACCGAGGACGGACGGCGCGTCCTCGCGAACCCCGTGCTGCCGTTCGGCGGTTTCGCCGAGTACGCCGTCGCCGATGCCGCGGCCCTGCTGCCCGCGCCCGACGCGCTGGACGACGCCGAGGCCGCCGCCCTGCACATCGGCTACCAGACCGGCTGGTTCGGTCTGCACCGCCGGGCGCACCTGGAGGCGGGGGAGACCCTGCTCGTGCACGCTGCCGCGGGAGGGGTCGGCAGCGCGGCGGTGCAGCTCGGCAAGGCCGCGGGCGCCACGGTGATCGGCGTCGTCGGCGGGGCCGACAAGGCCGCCGTGGCCCGCGAGCTGGGCTGCGACGTCGTCGTGGACCGACGGACCGAGGATGTCATCGGCGCCGTGAAGGAAGCGACCGGCGGCCGCGGCGCGGACGTGATCTACGACCCCGTCGGCGGGGCGGCGTACACGCAGTCCACCAAGGTCGTCGCTTTCGAGGGGCGCATCGTGGTGGTCGGCTTCGCGAGCGGCACCATCCCGAGCCCCGCCCTGAACCACGCCCTGGTGAAGAACTACGCGATCCTCGGCCTGCACTGGGGCCTCTACAACACCAAGAATCCCAAGCTGGTCCAGCACTGCCACGAGCAGCTCACCGAACTGGCGACGCGCGGTGCGATCAAGCCGCTGGTCAGTGAGCGGGTGCCGCTCGGCGGCGCCGCCGCCGCCGTGCAGCGGGTCGCCGACGGCGTCACGACGGGCCGTGTCGCCGTGGTCCCCTCGCTCGAGAACGGAGCAACCGCATGACCGACGCTGCCGAACTGCGCCGCCTCACCCAGGAGTTGCTGGCCGCACATCCGCCGGAGACCACGGACCGGCTCGACTTCCTCAAGGACCGTTTCGACGCCGGACTCGCCTGGGTGCACTACCCGGAGGGACTCGGCGGGCTCGGGGTGCCGCGCACGCTCCAGGCCGTCGTGGACGCCGAACTGGAGGCCGCGGGCGCCCCCGACAACGACCCCCGGCGTATCGGCATCGGCCTCGGCATGGCCGCGCCGACGATCCTCGGCTACGGCACCGAGGAGCAGAAGCGGCGCTATCTGCGCCCGCTGTGGGCCGGCGAGGAGGTCTGGTGCCAGCTCTTCAGCGAGCCGGGCGCCGGGTCCGACCTGGCCGCGCTGGGCACGCGCGCCGTCCGTGAAGGCGACGAGTGGGTGGTCAACGGGCAGAAGGTGTGGACGTCCAGCGCCCACGTCGCCCGCTGGGCCATCCTCATCGCCCGCACCGACCCGGACGTGCCCAAGCACCGGGGCATCACCTACTTCATCTGCGACATGACCGACCCGGGCGTCGAGGTCCGGCCGCTGCGCCAGATCACCGGCGAGGCCGAGTTCAACGAGGTGTTCCTCACCGACGTCCGCATCCCCGACTCCCGCCGGCTCGGCGACGTCGGTGACGGCTGGCGGGTCGCGCAGACCACGCTGAACAACGAACGCGTCGCCATCGGCGGCATGCGGCTGCCCCGCGAAGGCGGCATGATCGGCCCGGTCGCCGGGACCTGGCGCGAGCGCCCCGAACTGCGCACCCACGATCTGCACCAGCGGCTGCTGAAGCTGTGGGTCGAGGCCGAGGTCGCCCGTCTCACCGGCGAGCGGCTGCGCCAGCAGCTCGTGGCGGGCCAGCCCGGCCCCGAGGGCGCCGGCATGAAGCTGT from Streptomyces avermitilis MA-4680 = NBRC 14893 includes the following:
- a CDS encoding acyl-CoA dehydrogenase family protein is translated as MTDAAELRRLTQELLAAHPPETTDRLDFLKDRFDAGLAWVHYPEGLGGLGVPRTLQAVVDAELEAAGAPDNDPRRIGIGLGMAAPTILGYGTEEQKRRYLRPLWAGEEVWCQLFSEPGAGSDLAALGTRAVREGDEWVVNGQKVWTSSAHVARWAILIARTDPDVPKHRGITYFICDMTDPGVEVRPLRQITGEAEFNEVFLTDVRIPDSRRLGDVGDGWRVAQTTLNNERVAIGGMRLPREGGMIGPVAGTWRERPELRTHDLHQRLLKLWVEAEVARLTGERLRQQLVAGQPGPEGAGMKLSFARLNQEISGLEVELLGEEGLLYDDWTMRRPELVDFTGRDAGYRYLRSKGNSIEGGTSEVLLNIVAERVLGLPSEPRTDKDVAWKDLAR
- a CDS encoding NADP-dependent succinic semialdehyde dehydrogenase; amino-acid sequence: MPIATVNPATGETLKTYEALDAEAIERRLAAAQSAFRTHRTTTFAERARLLHRAADLLDEDQRDIARVMTTEMGKPVKQARAEAAKCAKAMHWYADHAEELLADEEPADSDVKDSGASRALVRYRPLGPVLAVMPWNFPLWQVVRFAAPALMAGNVGLLKHSSNVPQTALYLEDLFRRAGFPDGCFQTLLIGSGAVEGILRDPRVRAATLTGSEPAGRAVASVAGDQVKKTVLELGGSDPFVVMPSADIDRAAKTAVTARVQNNGQSCIAAKRFIVHTDVFDAFAERFTAGMAALKVGDPLDEDTEVGPLSTEQGRTDLEELVDDAVENGATVLCGGERPEGYTERGYYYAPTVLTDITPEMRIHLEEAFGPVATLYRAADLDEAVAIANDTPFGLSSNVWTREDAEVDRFVRDLEAGGVFVNGMTASHPAFPFGGVKRSGYGRELSGHGIREFCNITTVWHGA
- a CDS encoding ATP-dependent DNA ligase translates to MLLSRLAHVSREVAATSARSRKIALLAELFRDADADDVPIVIPYLAGRLPQGRLGIGWKLLGRPVTPASEPSLTVRDVDARLTAVGAVTGTGSQAGRGRLMGELMAAATDVEQAFLRGLLTGEVRQGALDAVAVEGLAEATGAPPADVRRAVMLAGSLQTVARALLAEGPGALDGFRLTVGRPVLPMLAHTAGSVAEAVGKLGACAVEEKLDGIRVQLHRDGDHVRIYTRTLDDITDRLPELTAAALELKGDRFILDGEVIALDGNGRPRSFQEIAGRVGSRVDVAAAAASVPVSPVFFDALSVDGRDLLDLPFTERHAELARLVPEPLRVRRALVSGPDDGAAAETFLADTLARGHEGVVVKALDAPYSAGRRGASWLKVKPVHTLDLVVLAAEWGHGRRTGKLSNLHLGARAADGSFAMLGKTFKGMTDAMLTWQTERLTELAVEENGSVVTVRPELVVEIAYDGLQKSTRYPAGVTLRFARVVRYREDKTPAEADTVETLLAAHPEVTR
- a CDS encoding NADPH:quinone oxidoreductase family protein; this translates as MQAWQVHQNGEPSEVMRLEDVERPVPGEGQVLLKVRAANINFPDALLCRGQYQVRPPLPFTPGVEICGETEDGRRVLANPVLPFGGFAEYAVADAAALLPAPDALDDAEAAALHIGYQTGWFGLHRRAHLEAGETLLVHAAAGGVGSAAVQLGKAAGATVIGVVGGADKAAVARELGCDVVVDRRTEDVIGAVKEATGGRGADVIYDPVGGAAYTQSTKVVAFEGRIVVVGFASGTIPSPALNHALVKNYAILGLHWGLYNTKNPKLVQHCHEQLTELATRGAIKPLVSERVPLGGAAAAVQRVADGVTTGRVAVVPSLENGATA
- a CDS encoding NAD(P)/FAD-dependent oxidoreductase → MTERYEVVVVGGGAAGLSAALVLGRARRHTLVVDAGEPRNAPAAHLQGFLTRDGMPPAEFLAEGRREIGRYGVELVQGRVVDVVRGGVGAFEVTLAGGRTVHARRLVLATGLVDELPPVPGVAERFGRDVLHCPYCHGWEVRDEAFGVLASTPMSVHQALMVSQWSKDVTLFLHTVGEDELTHDDRRRLAAAGVTLVSGEVAGLEVDEDRLTGVRLADGTTRDRSVLFVAPRAVPRTDLFDRLGAELRETPFGTYPVVDETGLTTVPGVWAAGNAIGFAEQLVNAASGGYRAGAVINGDLLFADLDAAAGPAASGEAENAAERV
- a CDS encoding NUDIX domain-containing protein, translating into MSGKRSAGLLLFRHTDDGIEVLLGHMGGPFFARRDAGAWSVPKGEYEPDEPAWDAARREFQEELGLAPPDGQAVPLGEVRQANGKIVTAWAIEADLDPATVVPGTFTMEWPPKSGRSQEFPELDRVEWFGLDRARAVIVKGQTGFLDRLAEHSG
- a CDS encoding helix-turn-helix domain-containing protein produces the protein MGMSEEEQSEEEQSEEVQTDAVLAEVGPRLRRIRKERGATLAGLSEATGISVSTLSRLESGLRKPSLELLLPIARAHQVPLDELVGAPPVSDPRVRAKPIVRHGRTHWPLTRQPGGLQAFKVLEPQRKLEPDLRTHEGYEWLYVLSGRLRLVLGEHDVVLGPGEAAEFDTRVPHWFGSTGEGPAEFLSLFGPQGERMHVRARPTRS